The genomic window CTCCTTGGACATGCCGGCGGCGGCCAGCGCGTCATGGGCATAGGGAAGATCGGGAAGCGTGAAAGCCATGGTCGATTTCCTTTCAAGTGGTTTCGGCAGAGTTCTGGCATGGATGCCGAACGGGGGAAAGCCCTGTCGGCGTTTCAACGTCGCGGGGATGGGGGTGGTTCCTGCGGCAGATCCCCGGGCGCCCGCCCGCAAACCCCGCGTCCTGTCATCACATTGTCATAGCCCAGCGCCGTCGCCTGCAGCAGCGCGGCGCCATCGCCTTTCTGCACGGTCAGCCGGTAATCAAGCCGTTCGGTGCGTTGTCCGGAACGGTTGCGCACCCCGGCCAGCGCCCAGCCGTAGCTGCGGCTGGCGGCATCGTCCCGGACCACGCCCGCGACGATCGGGCGCCCGACCAGCGCCTTCAGGATCGGGTCGAACACCTCGATCCTGCCGTCGCGCGGGCCGCCGACCTGACGGGTCAGCATGATGAATTCGGGCACCCAGCCGGTGCCGCTTTCATCGGCGATTCGGCACATCATCACCACCGGCGGCTCTTGCGCGCGCGCCCAGGGCGAAGGGATCAGGCAGGCTAGGGCTATGGCAAGGGCAAGGCGCATGGGAATCAACCGCTGGAACGCCTCATCCATAAGCCCTGGCCCGGCGCGGGCAAGGCCCTAGCGCGGCTCCAGCGTGGTGCCGGGTGCGGCAGCCCCGCGCAACAATTCTGCCAGATAGTCGGTGACCGAGCGAAAGCCCACCAGCACAAAGCCGCCCGGCTCGCACCAGATGCCGCAGGCGACCTGCGCGGCGCGGGTGCGGCGCAATCCGTCCTGCGGCATCGCGCCCAGGTCGGTCGGGCACAGCTTGGCCAGAACCTGCCAGGCCCGGTCGCCCTGGATGCGGAACATGGCCCGCATGTCGCTGACATCCAGCACCAGCGCATGCTGCCCCGCCAGCCCCTGCTGCAATGCCTCGACCATCGCGGGCACATCCGCCCGTGGCAGCACCAGCAGCAGTTCGTCGGGCGACATCCAGCCCAGCAGCCGCCCCTGGTCGCGGGTGGTGGCGGTCTTTCCGGGCACCGCCAGGCCAGTGGCCTGGGCAATCGCCGCCCCTGCCGCGGTCAGGTCGGCGCGAATCTGGATCATGCCCATGTCCTGAACCTGCGAAATCCGTGCCAGCGCCTCAGCCATTCGCCCGGCTCCCTTCCTTGTCGAAAAACACCGGATCGACGATCCGCGCCTTGTAGCTTTCCTGCCCGGCGACCGGGAATTCCAGGATTTCACCCATCCGCTCGGGACCACGCCGCACCAGTCCCATGGCGATGGGACGGTTCAGCGTCGGCGACATATAGGTCGAGGTCACGCGACCCTGGGTATTGCGCTGGCCATTGGCGTTGCGCCCTTCGTCGACGGCATAGACGCCATCGGGCAGCACCCGCCCATCCAGGCTTTCCAGCCCGACCAGCTTCCAGCGTTCGGGGTCGGTCATGTGACTGCGCTCTTGCGCGCGCTTGCCCAGATAGTCGGGCTTCTTCTTGCCGATGGCCCAGTTCAGGCCCAGATCCTGCGGGATCACCGTGCCGTCG from Paracoccus sp. SMMA_5_TC includes these protein-coding regions:
- a CDS encoding sarcosine oxidase subunit gamma, which encodes MAEALARISQVQDMGMIQIRADLTAAGAAIAQATGLAVPGKTATTRDQGRLLGWMSPDELLLVLPRADVPAMVEALQQGLAGQHALVLDVSDMRAMFRIQGDRAWQVLAKLCPTDLGAMPQDGLRRTRAAQVACGIWCEPGGFVLVGFRSVTDYLAELLRGAAAPGTTLEPR